From Methylopila sp. M107, a single genomic window includes:
- a CDS encoding methionine ABC transporter permease has translation MSPQMIERLWRSFLDTVQMVGFSAAIALLAGIPLAVLLVMSAPGGLTPAPRLNRVLAALINGFRATPFIVLLVALIPLTRAITGTTIGVWAAIVPLSISATPFFARIAEVSLREVDKGLIEAAQAMGCGRWEIVRHVLLPEALPGLVGGFTITVVTMIGASAMAGAVGAGGLGDMAIRYGYQRFDTTVMAAVIVVLVALVCLVQFAGDFAVRRLAAR, from the coding sequence ATGTCGCCGCAGATGATTGAACGCCTTTGGCGGTCCTTTCTCGACACGGTCCAGATGGTCGGGTTTTCGGCCGCGATCGCGCTGCTCGCAGGGATTCCCCTCGCGGTGCTGCTCGTGATGTCGGCGCCCGGCGGACTGACGCCCGCGCCGCGCCTCAACCGCGTGCTGGCGGCGCTGATCAACGGGTTCCGGGCGACGCCCTTCATCGTGCTGCTCGTCGCGCTTATCCCGCTGACGAGGGCGATCACCGGCACCACCATCGGGGTCTGGGCCGCGATCGTGCCGCTGTCGATCTCGGCCACGCCGTTCTTCGCGCGCATCGCGGAGGTCTCTTTACGCGAAGTCGACAAGGGGCTGATCGAGGCCGCGCAGGCGATGGGCTGCGGGCGTTGGGAGATCGTCCGCCACGTGCTGCTGCCGGAGGCGCTGCCCGGCCTCGTCGGCGGCTTCACCATCACGGTCGTGACCATGATCGGCGCCTCCGCCATGGCCGGCGCGGTGGGCGCCGGGGGTCTCGGCGACATGGCGATCCGCTACGGCTACCAGCGCTTCGACACCACCGTGATGGCCGCCGTCATCGTGGTGCTGGTCGCGCTCGTCTGTCTCGTCCAGTTCGCCGGCGACTTCGCCGTCCGGCGCCTCGCGGCGCGCTGA
- a CDS encoding ATP-binding cassette domain-containing protein has product MPALAPLNWSEDPKDLPLAGAELVELRSGPVRDLDRAREGSISFRNIAKVYRSPKGEVGALKGVDLEVSPGVVFGVIGRSGAGKSSLLRLVNRLETPTTGEVLVDGVDVDRLGAAELVKLRRRIGMIFQHFNLLSAKTVAENVALPLVVAKWPRAEIEARVQEVLALVGLEDKRDVYPRRLSGGQKQRVGIARALAPRPKILLCDEATSALDPETTQSILHLLKDINRRLGITIVLITHEMSVIREICDEVLVLENGEVAEVGPVWRVFGDPQHPATKSLLRPLSHGLPDDIAARLRPEPASGRASEAIVELTHRGGREPDLARIAEGLGGRVKILSAALDRIGGHTQGRLLVAIGGHAGSVPDLSKLSDDAKVLGYVAADD; this is encoded by the coding sequence ATGCCGGCGCTGGCGCCCCTGAACTGGTCCGAGGACCCGAAAGACCTGCCGCTCGCCGGAGCGGAACTGGTCGAACTCCGCTCCGGACCGGTTCGCGACTTGGACCGCGCCCGCGAAGGCTCGATCTCGTTCAGGAACATCGCGAAAGTCTACCGCTCGCCGAAGGGAGAGGTCGGCGCGCTGAAGGGCGTCGACCTCGAGGTTTCGCCCGGCGTCGTGTTCGGCGTCATCGGACGGTCCGGGGCCGGCAAGTCGAGCCTGCTGCGGCTCGTCAACCGGCTCGAAACGCCGACGACCGGCGAAGTTCTGGTCGACGGCGTCGACGTCGACCGGCTCGGCGCCGCAGAGCTGGTCAAGCTCAGGCGACGGATCGGCATGATCTTCCAGCATTTTAATCTGCTGTCGGCCAAGACCGTCGCCGAAAACGTCGCTTTGCCGCTCGTCGTCGCGAAATGGCCCCGCGCCGAGATCGAGGCGCGCGTTCAAGAGGTCCTTGCGCTGGTCGGGCTCGAGGACAAGCGCGACGTCTATCCGCGCCGGCTCTCCGGCGGCCAGAAGCAGCGCGTCGGCATCGCCCGCGCGCTCGCGCCGCGGCCCAAGATCCTGCTCTGCGACGAGGCGACCTCGGCGCTCGACCCCGAGACCACGCAGTCGATCCTGCACCTGCTCAAGGACATCAACCGCCGGCTCGGCATCACCATCGTGCTGATCACCCACGAGATGAGCGTGATCCGCGAGATCTGCGACGAGGTGCTGGTGCTCGAGAACGGCGAGGTGGCCGAGGTGGGCCCGGTCTGGCGCGTCTTCGGCGATCCGCAGCATCCGGCGACCAAATCCCTGCTGCGCCCGCTGTCGCACGGACTTCCCGATGACATCGCGGCGCGGCTTCGGCCGGAGCCCGCTTCCGGCCGCGCGAGTGAGGCGATCGTCGAGCTCACCCATAGGGGCGGCCGCGAGCCCGACCTCGCCAGGATCGCGGAAGGGCTCGGCGGGCGGGTGAAGATCCTGTCGGCCGCGCTCGACCGCATCGGCGGTCACACGCAAGGGCGGCTGCTGGTCGCAATCGGCGGCCATGCCGGGTCGGTCCCTGACCTCTCGAAGCTTTCCGACGACGCGAAGGTGCTGGGCTATGTCGCCGCAGATGATTGA
- a CDS encoding MetQ/NlpA family ABC transporter substrate-binding protein encodes MKTMRIALAAALAALLAGPAAAKSIKVGVTPGAYADSIHAAADEAKAEGLDVEVIEFSDWTTPNVALQSGDIDVNYFQHRPFLDNAIKDRGYDFTDVGVGALANIGLYSLKHKSFADIPQNGKVAIANDPVNQGRGLLLLQKAGLVKLKSDVGFKGTLDDIIENPKNLSFTEVEGPQLVRITGDVDLALGYPHFIVAAKTFDPGSGLIYSGIDDKQFAIRFVVKKDRAQDSDIAALVKIYQTSPKVKAAIGKAFANNPTLYTLAWEK; translated from the coding sequence ATGAAAACCATGCGCATCGCACTGGCCGCGGCCCTCGCGGCGCTGCTCGCGGGACCCGCCGCGGCCAAGAGCATCAAGGTCGGCGTGACCCCCGGCGCCTATGCCGACTCGATCCACGCCGCCGCCGACGAGGCCAAGGCGGAAGGGCTCGACGTCGAGGTCATCGAGTTCAGCGACTGGACCACCCCGAACGTCGCGCTGCAGTCGGGCGACATCGACGTCAACTACTTCCAGCACCGCCCGTTTCTTGACAACGCCATCAAGGACCGCGGCTACGACTTCACCGACGTCGGCGTCGGGGCTCTCGCCAACATCGGACTCTATTCGCTGAAGCATAAGAGCTTCGCGGATATTCCGCAGAACGGAAAGGTCGCGATCGCGAACGATCCGGTGAACCAGGGTCGAGGCCTGCTGCTGCTTCAGAAAGCCGGGCTGGTCAAGCTCAAGAGCGACGTCGGCTTCAAGGGAACGCTGGACGACATTATAGAGAACCCGAAGAATCTGAGCTTCACCGAAGTCGAAGGCCCGCAACTGGTGCGCATCACCGGCGACGTCGACTTGGCGCTCGGCTATCCGCACTTCATCGTGGCGGCAAAGACCTTCGACCCGGGCTCGGGCCTGATCTATTCGGGCATCGACGACAAGCAGTTCGCGATCCGCTTCGTGGTCAAGAAGGACCGCGCGCAGGATTCCGACATCGCCGCCCTCGTCAAGATCTACCAGACCTCTCCGAAAGTGAAGGCCGCGATCGGAAAGGCGTTCGCAAACAATCCGACGCTCTACACCCTCGCCTGGGAAAAATGA